In Papaver somniferum cultivar HN1 chromosome 9, ASM357369v1, whole genome shotgun sequence, the genomic stretch AAGCGTGGTCTAATGTGTCACTGTTAGCCTGATTCCCAATTGATCCAAGCGATTGCTTGGATCTAATCTGGGTGCAATCCAGGCACGCCATTAGAAATGGCGCACCCAAAAAGTGTTATACGCCATTACAAAAGGCGTGCTGTAGCATATtcgaaaatgaataattttcaaatcaaTTAAAACTTTGTGCTACTATTCCATGACAACATAAGCAATTCAATCCCACGATTATGAGTAACTATCATGAACaacaaataaagaaaatcaatcaaaattaaaatttgttacctagttttgatttgttgatgaaaatcaacaaaaatacCACCCAAAGCTTCCCCTTACCGGCTGGAACAAACCCTATTGAGATTATATCTAAACACCCACCAATTTGTTACGACACACCATTGAATCTTCTTAACccgtttcttattttttgttgaaaGAACTAGacatacagaagagaagaagagaagaggagaagagaagaagagtcGCTGCATGTTTCGGGATTTAACCCTGACACGCCATTACAAATGGCGTGCGGACTGGTCAACGAAGTCAATACGCCATTCCTAATGGCGCGTGCTCTTATTTCAATGATACACCATTTCTAATGGCGTGCCGCGCCAATTCTAAAGGCGTTCCAGTGCCGAATCCTGAGTTACCACTGCGGCTAGGCAAAGCGTTTTGCTGATGTGGTTCCAGGATTCAGCTTGAATCCTGGAGGACCGTTAGACCCAGTCTTAGTTTCACTTAGGCTTGTAATAACCATAAATAGAATAGAAGGTCTGAGATATGGTGAGAGCCAACAGTAAGACTGCAGCCAACAGGGAGACGAGAGCCCATGGGTTCTGGAAGTAGGTGTGGCTGAGGTTCGCACGCCACTCATGCCACTTATTCCTGCAGTATTCATCCAGCTGTGTCTGCACTACTTTCACTAGCCAGCTCTCTGGGTCGGGCGTCACATCTTTCGTCAATTCATTAAACAGCTTCGCCACTGCCTTGTCGCTTCCGATCGCACTTTGCAACACCCCGCTAGACCTCAGGATTTTAACATCGTCCGGGGAATCAATGATAGTGTCCATGAAAAACACGTATGACGTGATCTCGTTCCCTGCTCCTGCGTGGAAACGCTCGAACGCCATCATGTTGAGTAACGTTGATTCTGTGGTGTCGTCGATGACCACTACCGGGAGTCTCAGCGTGTGACCTTTGAACCATATGTCAGTCAGGTTGCAAGTTTCAGTACTTTTCTTGAACTTGATTCGGGACTCATGAAGATTCATTGCTGACCTTACGATGTCCTCCCCACTTCTAGTAGTACATGACATCATGGGACGTTTCGCCTTTGCATGATCACCGGAATTTACATTTTTGGTGATAGAGGAGGCACCTACTGGTTGGTTTTCATGCATACATATCGTCAAAAGGCTCTTCCTGTAGAGGTCCAGTGCGTGCAAACTTGGACCCATTTTTTGCGGATTATGATTTGAATGACCTTTACAGAAGTTCAATATAATCATGTTCAAATGCTCTTCGATATCCTCCTGCACAGTTCACGTATATTTTCAAAATAAGCTCTAATTTGGTACTAcctctgtttcaggaaaagtgatatatatattttttcagtTGCTTAAAAATAGGTCAAACCgaaaaaatgaaagtatcatttttcctatatatatatatatatatatatatatatatatatatagcgagCGCTAAAATAATCAGACGAGAATGCCATGCATATTAATTGATTAGGGGAAAAAGTGATTTGTGATCATGCAACCTGGGTTTTGGCGGGGAGAACAGCACCAAGCAGGGTCTTAAGAAGCAGCATGGGGAGTTGGTTTTCAAGCATCAGCATGTCTCTCCTTATGTAAGACAAGAAATATAGCTTTCCGTGACGGCTGAAGATAGGGTCATTGTCAGCA encodes the following:
- the LOC113313053 gene encoding UPF0481 protein At3g47200-like — translated: MNWPVDVTVLDTELQKAQWSKPCTYKLPEAMTTGVGTSQNNDSVKKSAAYLPHTVSFGPYHHGKNDHLKMDPHKHRVLGHFLRRFNVTLQTLTDSLVTTSGIRQQLDRVEVLPVLQRLMDSYESLGDKWLHDHDGFLKLMIFDGCFMLEILQWLLVSDGDKAVPASSAFLGSVDECYYADNDPIFSRHGKLYFLSYIRRDMLMLENQLPMLLLKTLLGAVLPAKTQEDIEEHLNMIILNFCKGHSNHNPQKMGPSLHALDLYRKSLLTICMHENQPVGASSITKNVNSGDHAKAKRPMMSCTTRSGEDIVRSAMNLHESRIKFKKSTETCNLTDIWFKGHTLRLPVVVIDDTTESTLLNMMAFERFHAGAGNEITSYVFFMDTIIDSPDDVKILRSSGVLQSAIGSDKAVAKLFNELTKDVTPDPESWLVKVVQTQLDEYCRNKWHEWRANLSHTYFQNPWALVSLLAAVLLLALTISQTFYSIYGYYKPK